A genomic region of Vitreoscilla filiformis contains the following coding sequences:
- a CDS encoding cellulase family glycosylhydrolase: MLHVPMTKWLTTTLLALGGLTATAQTSPTNLLSNPDFEAEPALAGWAPYAGVGQLVRSADAPHAGLYSVLSSQRTQTYAGPSQSLLGKLQPGVNYTVTAWVRLPKTPANSKVLLNVKQVDGAGTRYIEIDSLQVQHNRWAKLYGHFKYQPTGTVSTLQFYVTGPAAGVDFLVDDVTFTPPLAYSPPANPARSDFVRAKGRQLVVGASDAPLRLRGVNVSAYEDESVAATEVYDSKIYDAIDFERIKAMGFNTVRLNMWYRVFEENSAPYTYKPEGWEWLNQTILWAKKAGVYLNLTMQAPPGGFQGPGSNTGFWSKPDYQARLKSLWVEIARRYRNEPTIVAFDILNEPNPPQDATWQTYAKDVVAAIRAVDPNHLLIVEQSFASDVQPFLVADTNVLYEFHLYDPWIYASQLSPKYGRGFYGQYPDPLVSMPASSHTKSYAGHARIQPGTTNWTLYQGPLVTISDAGLYSAVPVLASANNAGRVHFDDLVVEEFDPQGALSRRITRVDIEDSAKLPALWQYAQPMRDPFIAITSNWASASLGGSGTKRNEASGRTGTSALSIGPVSAGTYGLANGMLEFGVHQGYSYRISGWMKGEGVTGDGAYLALQLRKRGAGQLPKPLTKERIRESLYDWSQVGFYVSNNVPFNVGEFGVSYPNVAQNLGGLTWLGDVIDMIDELGGSYQYFNYHGTIFGLHTNLYGFPDDSTGHTALTTFFKARLAQP; encoded by the coding sequence ATGTTGCACGTGCCCATGACGAAATGGCTGACCACCACACTGCTGGCCCTGGGTGGATTGACCGCGACAGCCCAAACCAGCCCCACCAATCTGCTCAGCAACCCGGATTTCGAAGCCGAACCGGCCCTGGCAGGCTGGGCGCCTTATGCGGGTGTCGGGCAACTGGTGAGATCGGCTGATGCACCCCATGCTGGGCTGTATTCGGTGCTCAGCAGCCAGCGAACCCAGACCTATGCGGGGCCATCGCAGAGCCTGCTGGGCAAGCTGCAACCGGGCGTCAACTACACGGTGACCGCCTGGGTGCGGCTGCCCAAGACCCCAGCCAATTCGAAGGTGCTGCTCAATGTCAAGCAGGTCGATGGGGCGGGCACACGCTACATCGAGATCGATTCGCTTCAGGTGCAGCACAACCGCTGGGCCAAACTTTACGGCCACTTCAAATACCAGCCCACCGGCACGGTCAGCACGCTCCAGTTCTATGTCACTGGCCCGGCGGCTGGGGTGGACTTCTTGGTGGACGATGTCACCTTCACACCGCCGCTGGCCTACAGCCCCCCGGCGAATCCGGCCCGCAGTGACTTCGTGCGGGCCAAGGGGCGTCAGTTGGTGGTCGGCGCCAGCGACGCGCCGCTGCGCCTGCGTGGTGTCAACGTCTCAGCCTACGAGGATGAGAGTGTGGCGGCCACGGAGGTCTACGACAGCAAAATCTACGATGCCATCGACTTCGAACGCATCAAGGCCATGGGTTTTAACACCGTGCGGCTGAACATGTGGTATCGGGTGTTCGAGGAGAACAGTGCCCCCTACACTTACAAACCCGAGGGCTGGGAGTGGCTCAACCAGACCATCCTCTGGGCCAAGAAGGCCGGCGTCTACCTGAACCTGACCATGCAAGCCCCTCCGGGTGGTTTCCAGGGCCCGGGTTCGAACACGGGTTTCTGGAGCAAACCGGATTACCAAGCTCGGCTCAAATCGCTGTGGGTGGAGATCGCCCGGCGCTACCGCAATGAACCCACGATTGTGGCGTTTGACATCCTGAACGAACCGAACCCGCCCCAGGATGCGACTTGGCAGACGTACGCGAAAGACGTGGTGGCGGCCATCCGGGCGGTGGATCCGAACCACTTGCTGATTGTGGAGCAGAGTTTCGCCAGCGATGTGCAGCCTTTCCTCGTCGCCGACACCAACGTGCTGTACGAGTTCCACCTCTACGATCCGTGGATTTACGCCTCCCAGCTTTCACCCAAGTATGGGCGTGGGTTCTATGGGCAGTACCCGGATCCGCTGGTGTCGATGCCGGCCTCCAGCCACACCAAGAGTTACGCGGGACATGCACGCATCCAACCCGGCACGACGAATTGGACGCTCTACCAAGGGCCGCTCGTGACCATCAGTGATGCCGGGTTGTACTCGGCTGTGCCAGTGCTGGCCTCAGCCAACAATGCGGGCCGGGTTCACTTCGACGACCTCGTGGTGGAGGAATTCGACCCGCAAGGTGCGCTCTCGCGCCGCATCACCCGCGTAGACATCGAAGACAGCGCCAAGCTGCCCGCCCTGTGGCAATACGCCCAGCCGATGCGCGATCCTTTCATTGCCATCACCAGCAACTGGGCCAGCGCCAGCTTGGGCGGCAGCGGCACCAAGCGCAACGAGGCCAGTGGGCGGACAGGCACGAGCGCACTGTCCATCGGGCCGGTTTCGGCGGGCACTTATGGGCTGGCCAATGGCATGCTGGAATTCGGGGTGCACCAGGGCTACAGCTACCGCATCAGCGGCTGGATGAAGGGTGAAGGCGTGACGGGAGACGGCGCCTACTTGGCTTTGCAACTGCGCAAGCGCGGAGCGGGCCAGTTGCCCAAGCCGCTGACGAAGGAGCGCATCCGCGAGTCGCTTTACGACTGGTCGCAAGTGGGGTTTTACGTCAGCAACAACGTGCCTTTTAATGTGGGCGAATTTGGGGTGAGCTACCCGAACGTGGCACAGAATCTGGGCGGATTGACTTGGCTGGGTGATGTGATCGACATGATCGACGAGCTGGGCGGTAGTTATCAGTATTTCAACTACCACGGCACCATCTTCGGGCTGCACACCAATCTGTACGGCTTCCCCGACGACAGCACAGGGCACACCGCTTTGACGACGTTTTTCAAAGCCCGCTTGGCCCAACCCTGA
- a CDS encoding extracellular solute-binding protein: protein MKTLRSLAPLAVAVLGLIGVSAQASETVLNLYSARHYQTDEALYANFTKETGIRINRVDADDAGIVTRLKNEGSASPADVILLVDAARLWRAETDGLFRPVKSAVLESRIPAHLRSKDDGAGSHWFGFSTRARVIVYNKLQVKRTDVDTYEKLAQPVNKGQLCTRSGSHPYNLSLFGAMLEHLGAENTQNWLNGLASNMARPPKGGDTDQIKAVASGECGAALSNSYYVARMMRSGKPEDRAVMEKVAVVMPNQSSTGAHMNVAGGAVAKHAPHPAAAIRFLEYLAGDQAQAYFAGGNNEWPAVKSVKVPNPALESFGDFKAETVPISSIGMNQVKVQQMLDRVGYK, encoded by the coding sequence ATGAAAACGTTGCGTTCGCTGGCCCCACTGGCGGTGGCGGTGCTGGGGTTGATTGGCGTGTCGGCCCAAGCCTCGGAGACGGTGCTCAACCTGTACTCCGCTCGGCACTATCAGACCGATGAAGCGCTCTACGCCAACTTCACCAAAGAGACAGGCATCCGCATCAACCGGGTGGACGCGGACGATGCAGGCATCGTCACACGCCTGAAAAACGAGGGCAGCGCCAGCCCTGCGGATGTGATCTTGCTGGTCGATGCCGCCCGCCTGTGGCGTGCCGAAACGGATGGGCTGTTCCGCCCCGTCAAGAGTGCTGTGTTGGAAAGCCGCATCCCGGCGCATCTGCGCAGCAAGGACGATGGCGCAGGCTCCCACTGGTTCGGATTTTCGACCCGGGCGCGAGTGATTGTTTACAACAAACTCCAAGTCAAACGCACAGACGTTGACACCTATGAAAAACTGGCCCAGCCCGTGAACAAAGGTCAACTGTGTACACGTTCGGGTTCGCACCCTTACAACTTGTCGCTTTTTGGTGCGATGCTGGAGCATTTGGGCGCTGAAAATACCCAAAATTGGCTCAACGGTTTGGCCTCCAACATGGCCCGCCCCCCCAAAGGTGGGGACACTGACCAGATCAAAGCCGTGGCCAGCGGCGAATGTGGCGCTGCCCTCAGCAACTCGTATTACGTTGCACGCATGATGCGCTCAGGCAAACCCGAAGATCGGGCGGTGATGGAAAAGGTGGCCGTGGTCATGCCGAACCAATCCAGCACAGGCGCCCATATGAACGTGGCAGGCGGGGCTGTTGCCAAGCATGCGCCGCATCCAGCCGCTGCGATTCGTTTCCTAGAATACCTTGCGGGGGATCAAGCCCAGGCCTACTTCGCGGGTGGAAACAATGAATGGCCAGCCGTCAAAAGCGTGAAGGTGCCGAATCCAGCGCTGGAGTCATTCGGGGACTTTAAAGCCGAAACCGTGCCCATCTCATCGATTGGCATGAATCAGGTCAAAGTGCAGCAGATGCTCGATCGTGTGGGTTACAAGTAA
- a CDS encoding TrmH family RNA methyltransferase, whose product MNREPRVISAASNPLLKELRRLAHEPGAYRKLGRVWLEGDHLARALCARGGRAALAVITQTLWQTHGALRELAAQADEVVLIDAALMAGISSLESPPPMGFVIDAPSADATLQAGVPTVVLDRLQDAGNVGTILRSAAALGVRQVVAIKGTAALWSPKVLRAGMGAHFALHLVEGVAPEQLDALGVPLVATSSYAEAELHRLSLPQPCAWVFGHEGQGVAPELMQRCGLTVRIPQPGGEESLNVAAAAAICLYESARQRL is encoded by the coding sequence ATGAACCGTGAACCGCGTGTGATCAGCGCCGCCAGCAACCCGTTGTTGAAAGAGTTGCGCCGCCTGGCGCACGAGCCGGGGGCCTATCGCAAACTGGGCCGCGTGTGGCTGGAGGGCGATCACCTGGCGCGAGCGCTGTGCGCACGGGGCGGGCGGGCGGCGTTGGCGGTCATCACCCAAACGCTGTGGCAAACCCACGGTGCTTTGCGCGAGTTGGCCGCCCAGGCTGACGAAGTGGTGTTGATCGACGCGGCCTTGATGGCCGGTATCAGCTCGCTCGAATCCCCGCCGCCGATGGGGTTCGTCATCGACGCACCCTCGGCTGACGCCACCTTGCAAGCCGGGGTGCCCACCGTGGTGCTGGATCGGCTGCAAGACGCCGGCAACGTCGGCACGATTTTGCGCAGCGCGGCGGCTTTGGGCGTTCGGCAAGTGGTGGCGATCAAGGGCACGGCGGCGTTGTGGTCGCCCAAGGTGTTGCGCGCCGGGATGGGCGCGCACTTCGCCTTGCATCTGGTGGAAGGCGTGGCGCCCGAGCAGCTCGACGCACTGGGTGTGCCGCTGGTGGCCACCAGCTCTTACGCCGAAGCCGAGCTGCACCGCCTGAGCCTGCCGCAGCCCTGCGCCTGGGTGTTTGGCCACGAAGGGCAGGGCGTGGCGCCCGAGCTGATGCAACGCTGCGGGCTGACGGTGCGGATTCCGCAGCCGGGCGGGGAAGAGTCCCTCAACGTGGCGGCGGCGGCGGCGATTTGTTTGTACGAGTCGGCGCGGCAGCGGTTGTGA
- the rnhB gene encoding ribonuclease HII, which translates to MVDTHPQLAFTFDGPGLIAGVDEAGRGPLAGSVVAAAVILDELNPIDGLRDSKVLTARKREALFDEIRAKALCCCIAEASVEEIDELNILHATMLAMKRAVEGLRLKPAKVLVDGNRIPVLRIPAEAIVKGDAKVQAISAASILAKVTRDRQCLDLDARWPQYGFAVHKGYPTAAHLAALREHGACVAHRRSYGPVRRALAEKDV; encoded by the coding sequence ATGGTCGACACGCACCCGCAACTGGCGTTCACGTTCGATGGGCCCGGTTTGATTGCGGGCGTGGACGAGGCCGGGCGTGGCCCGTTGGCTGGCTCAGTGGTGGCGGCAGCGGTCATCTTGGACGAGCTGAACCCCATCGACGGCCTGCGCGATTCCAAAGTCTTGACGGCCCGTAAACGCGAGGCGCTGTTCGATGAAATCCGTGCCAAGGCGCTGTGCTGCTGCATCGCCGAAGCCAGCGTGGAAGAAATCGACGAACTCAACATCCTGCACGCCACGATGTTGGCGATGAAACGCGCTGTGGAAGGCTTGCGCCTGAAACCCGCCAAAGTGCTGGTGGACGGCAACCGCATCCCGGTGCTGCGCATCCCGGCGGAGGCCATCGTCAAGGGGGACGCCAAGGTGCAGGCCATTTCCGCCGCGTCCATCCTTGCCAAGGTGACGCGGGATCGGCAGTGCCTCGACCTGGATGCGCGCTGGCCGCAGTACGGCTTTGCCGTTCACAAAGGCTACCCGACGGCTGCCCATTTGGCGGCTTTGCGTGAACATGGGGCCTGCGTGGCGCATCGGCGGTCGTATGGCCCGGTGCGTCGAGCGTTGGCCGAGAAAGACGTTTGA
- the hemH gene encoding ferrochelatase: MPLAPEPPHTHGQAERVGIVLANLGTPDAPTAPALRRYLAEFLSDPRVVEIPPLVWKAILHGIILRTRPAKSAAKYASVWTPEGSPLLVWTKKQAKLLQGHLGERGAQVLVKPAMRYGNPSIPSVLEALKAEGATRILILPAYPQYSGATTASTFDAVTAWARRQRRIPELRFVHQYHDDPQHIDALRHSVLAHWQREGRGEILVMSYHGMPERTLHLGDPYHCQCMKTSRLLAEALGLKPEQYRVTFQSRFGRAKWLEPATEPTLKALAHKGTRHVDVICPGFAVDCLETLEEIAQEGREAFLKAGGQQFSYIPCLNDSAPGLRALSDLAWRHLGGWPLTEPSAVENEQSRQRALALGAKR, translated from the coding sequence ATGCCCCTCGCCCCCGAACCGCCCCACACCCACGGCCAAGCCGAGCGCGTCGGCATCGTGCTCGCCAACCTGGGCACGCCCGACGCCCCCACCGCCCCCGCCCTGCGCCGCTACTTGGCCGAGTTCCTCAGCGACCCGCGTGTGGTCGAAATCCCGCCGCTGGTGTGGAAGGCGATCTTGCACGGCATCATCTTGCGCACGCGGCCCGCCAAGTCCGCCGCCAAGTACGCCAGCGTCTGGACGCCTGAAGGCTCGCCCCTGCTGGTCTGGACAAAAAAACAAGCCAAGCTGCTGCAAGGCCATTTGGGTGAGCGTGGCGCCCAGGTGCTCGTCAAGCCGGCGATGCGCTACGGCAACCCCTCCATCCCTTCCGTGCTGGAGGCCCTGAAAGCCGAGGGCGCCACGCGCATCCTCATCCTGCCGGCGTATCCGCAATACAGCGGGGCCACCACCGCCAGCACGTTCGACGCCGTCACCGCCTGGGCGCGCCGCCAGCGCCGCATCCCCGAACTGCGCTTCGTGCATCAGTACCACGACGACCCGCAGCACATCGACGCCTTGCGCCACAGCGTCCTGGCCCACTGGCAGCGCGAAGGCCGGGGCGAGATTCTGGTGATGAGTTACCACGGCATGCCCGAACGCACCCTGCACCTGGGCGACCCCTACCACTGCCAGTGCATGAAAACCTCGCGCCTGCTGGCCGAAGCCCTGGGCTTGAAGCCGGAGCAATACCGCGTCACCTTCCAGAGCCGCTTCGGGCGGGCCAAATGGCTGGAGCCGGCCACCGAACCGACCCTCAAGGCGCTGGCGCACAAGGGCACACGCCACGTTGATGTCATCTGCCCCGGTTTTGCGGTGGATTGTTTGGAGACGCTGGAAGAAATCGCCCAAGAAGGCCGGGAGGCTTTTCTCAAAGCGGGTGGCCAGCAGTTCAGTTACATCCCCTGCCTGAACGACAGCGCCCCCGGCCTGCGCGCCCTGAGCGACCTGGCCTGGCGCCACCTCGGCGGCTGGCCGCTGACTGAGCCGTCTGCCGTGGAGAACGAACAAAGCCGTCAGCGGGCTTTGGCGCTCGGCGCCAAACGCTGA
- the rpoD gene encoding RNA polymerase sigma factor RpoD, producing the protein MREFGLDETTLTEEEVAKRRQELKTLIKMGKTRGYLTHQEINDHLPEKLVNEEILEAIISMLNDMGIAVYEQAPDAATLLISGSNTATATDEEAEEAAEAALSTVDSEFGRTTDPVRMYMREMGSVELLTREGEIEIAKRIEGGLQAMMLAISASPTTIAEILSMAEKIASGDAQISDVVDGFVAEDEADDYVAEEDFDEFDEEDDDDGNGGSKALTKKLEELKNAALVKFAELRQHFEDMRTAFDKHGYKSTAYMRAQASVSSTLMTIRFTVKTIEKLCDLLRSQVDDVRRYEREIRKIVVDKCGVAQEYFIKHFPPNALNLQWAVNEANAGKPYSAILGRNLPAVQELQQKLIDIQARAVVPLDDLKEINKRMNEGEKASRDAKKEMIEANLRLVISIAKKYTNRGLQFLDLIQEGNIGLMKAVDKFEYRRGYKFSTYATWWIRQAITRSIADQARTIRIPVHMIETINKMNRISRQHLQEFGYEPDAPTLAEKMEMPEDKIRKIMKIAKEPISMETPIGDDDDSHLGDFIEDTNNTAPVEAAMQAGLRDVVKDILDSLTPREAKVLRMRFGIEMSTDHTLEEVGKQFDVTRERIRQIEAKAIRKLKHPSRSDKLRTYLDNI; encoded by the coding sequence ATGCGCGAGTTTGGCTTGGATGAGACCACGCTCACCGAAGAAGAAGTCGCCAAGCGCCGCCAAGAGCTGAAAACGCTCATCAAAATGGGCAAAACGCGTGGCTACCTCACCCACCAGGAAATCAACGACCACTTGCCGGAAAAGCTGGTCAACGAAGAAATCCTGGAAGCCATCATCTCGATGCTCAATGACATGGGCATCGCGGTCTACGAACAAGCACCGGACGCCGCCACGCTGCTGATCTCCGGCAGCAACACCGCCACCGCCACCGACGAAGAAGCCGAAGAAGCCGCCGAAGCCGCGCTCTCCACGGTGGATTCGGAATTTGGCCGCACCACCGATCCGGTGCGCATGTACATGCGCGAAATGGGCTCGGTCGAGCTGCTGACCCGCGAAGGCGAAATCGAAATCGCCAAGCGCATCGAAGGCGGCTTGCAGGCCATGATGCTGGCCATCTCCGCCTCGCCGACGACCATCGCTGAAATTTTGTCGATGGCCGAAAAGATCGCTTCGGGTGACGCGCAAATTTCCGATGTGGTCGATGGTTTCGTCGCTGAAGACGAAGCCGATGACTACGTGGCCGAAGAAGACTTCGACGAGTTCGACGAAGAAGACGACGACGACGGCAACGGTGGCTCCAAGGCGCTGACCAAGAAGCTCGAAGAACTGAAGAACGCCGCGCTGGTGAAGTTCGCCGAGCTACGTCAACACTTCGAAGACATGCGCACGGCGTTCGACAAACACGGCTACAAGTCCACCGCCTACATGCGGGCGCAGGCGTCGGTCAGCAGCACGCTGATGACGATTCGCTTCACCGTCAAGACCATCGAAAAGCTGTGCGACCTGCTGCGCTCGCAGGTGGACGATGTGCGCCGCTACGAACGCGAGATCCGCAAAATCGTGGTGGACAAGTGCGGCGTGGCGCAGGAGTACTTCATCAAGCACTTCCCGCCCAATGCGCTGAACCTGCAATGGGCCGTGAACGAAGCCAATGCTGGCAAGCCGTACAGCGCCATCTTGGGCCGCAACCTGCCAGCCGTCCAAGAATTGCAGCAGAAGTTGATCGACATCCAAGCCCGCGCCGTGGTGCCGCTGGATGACCTCAAAGAGATCAACAAGCGCATGAACGAGGGCGAAAAAGCCTCGCGTGATGCCAAGAAGGAGATGATCGAGGCCAACCTGCGTTTGGTGATCTCGATTGCGAAGAAGTACACCAACCGGGGTTTGCAGTTCCTCGACCTGATTCAAGAAGGCAACATCGGCCTGATGAAGGCGGTGGACAAGTTCGAATACCGCCGGGGCTACAAGTTCTCGACCTACGCAACGTGGTGGATTCGCCAAGCCATCACGCGCTCGATTGCCGATCAGGCGCGCACCATCCGCATCCCGGTTCACATGATCGAGACGATCAACAAGATGAACCGCATCTCGCGCCAGCACTTGCAAGAATTCGGCTACGAGCCGGACGCGCCAACGCTGGCCGAAAAGATGGAAATGCCGGAAGACAAGATCCGCAAGATCATGAAGATCGCCAAAGAGCCGATCTCCATGGAAACGCCGATCGGGGACGACGACGACAGCCACCTGGGCGACTTCATCGAGGACACCAACAACACCGCCCCCGTGGAAGCCGCGATGCAAGCCGGCCTGCGCGATGTGGTGAAGGACATCCTCGACAGCCTGACCCCCCGCGAAGCCAAGGTGCTGCGCATGCGCTTCGGCATTGAAATGTCCACCGACCACACGCTGGAAGAAGTGGGCAAGCAGTTCGATGTGACGCGTGAGCGCATCCGCCAGATCGAGGCCAAGGCGATCCGCAAGCTCAAGCACCCGAGCCGTTCGGACAAGCTGCGCACGTACTTGGACAACATCTAA
- a CDS encoding H-NS histone family protein: MTISIEDLIKQKEALEKQIQEAQRAARGEALAKIKELMSVHGLTVADLAGKAGFSAVSKTDVVATPKKVAAKYRNPETGDTWTGRGLKPKWLQQALAEGKSLDDFLLPVESAEVAAE, translated from the coding sequence ATGACGATCTCGATCGAAGACCTGATCAAGCAAAAAGAAGCCCTCGAAAAGCAAATCCAAGAAGCCCAGCGTGCGGCCCGTGGTGAAGCTCTGGCCAAAATCAAGGAACTGATGAGCGTCCACGGCCTGACCGTGGCGGACTTGGCCGGTAAGGCTGGTTTTTCCGCTGTCAGCAAGACGGACGTCGTGGCTACCCCCAAGAAAGTGGCTGCCAAGTATCGTAACCCCGAGACGGGTGACACCTGGACGGGCCGTGGCCTGAAGCCGAAGTGGCTGCAACAAGCCCTGGCTGAAGGCAAGTCGCTGGACGATTTCCTGCTGCCGGTCGAATCGGCTGAAGTCGCTGCCGAATAA
- the dnaG gene encoding DNA primase — protein MIPPSFVQELLSRTDVVTVVGRHVELKKAGINYKGLCPFHGEKSPSFIVSPTRQTYHCFGCGAHGDAVRFLTEHLGLNFVEAVKELAQETGLSVPEDDRSVETRQALAQQREQQSSLTQVLAKAAEHYRRQLRQSDRAIAYLKGRGLTGDVAKRFGLGYAPAGWHGLASAFGQYDDPQLVEAGLVIVPDDAGDTGRRYDRFRDRVMFPIRNVKGDTIGFGGRVLDQGDPKYLNSPETPVFVKGRELYGLFEARTALRNRGYALVTEGYMDVVALAQLGFENAVATLGTACTAEHVSKLLRFTDQVVFSFDGDAAGRRAAGRALEAALPQASDTRSFRFLFLPPEHDPDSYIRSHGTQAFEDCVRDAVPLSRQLIEHVSQGCDLGSAEGRARMLAQARPLWHALPEGALARQLLSELARLGGLPLDELQQLWRQPLPGARTANRLREDTAEADDPTAPDAAPLTGLQKLQRWRQGSRRTGAGAARLLSGELAPRKPEDRVVQMLFGEPTWWDRLTPYEQELLHALPAPHGLMVAWLERDLAEYGPRPWAVVHLALQDDDTLDDTQRQVADGDAWPGAEFNDLRHSLDWIVKREQQARLSALAQQASTDPAAFAAYRALKQQIDNERQDV, from the coding sequence GTGATTCCGCCCAGTTTCGTTCAAGAACTGCTGTCTCGAACCGATGTGGTGACGGTGGTTGGCCGACATGTCGAGCTGAAAAAAGCGGGTATCAACTACAAAGGTCTGTGCCCATTTCACGGTGAAAAATCCCCCAGTTTCATCGTCAGCCCCACGCGCCAGACCTACCACTGTTTCGGCTGCGGCGCCCACGGGGATGCGGTGCGATTCCTCACGGAACACCTGGGGCTGAATTTCGTCGAAGCGGTCAAGGAACTGGCCCAGGAAACGGGGCTCAGCGTCCCGGAGGACGACCGCAGCGTCGAGACCCGCCAAGCGCTGGCCCAACAGCGCGAGCAACAAAGCTCACTCACTCAAGTTTTGGCCAAGGCGGCGGAGCACTATCGGCGCCAGTTGCGCCAGTCTGACCGGGCCATCGCTTATTTGAAGGGGCGCGGGCTCACCGGCGACGTGGCCAAGCGTTTCGGCCTGGGTTACGCCCCAGCGGGTTGGCACGGTTTGGCCAGCGCGTTCGGGCAGTATGACGATCCGCAACTGGTCGAAGCCGGCCTGGTGATCGTGCCCGATGACGCGGGAGACACAGGCCGCCGTTATGACCGCTTCCGGGATCGCGTCATGTTCCCGATCCGCAACGTCAAGGGCGACACCATCGGGTTTGGTGGCCGCGTGCTGGATCAGGGTGATCCCAAGTATTTGAATTCGCCGGAAACGCCGGTGTTCGTCAAAGGCCGGGAGCTTTACGGCCTGTTTGAGGCGCGCACGGCGCTGCGTAACCGGGGTTATGCCTTGGTGACCGAAGGTTACATGGATGTGGTTGCGCTGGCGCAGCTCGGTTTTGAGAACGCCGTGGCGACGCTGGGCACGGCTTGCACAGCCGAACACGTCAGCAAGTTGCTGCGGTTTACCGACCAAGTGGTGTTCAGTTTTGATGGCGATGCCGCCGGGCGCCGGGCGGCGGGCCGGGCGCTGGAAGCGGCGCTGCCGCAGGCTTCGGACACGCGCAGTTTTCGCTTTTTGTTCTTGCCGCCAGAGCACGATCCGGACAGTTACATCCGCAGCCACGGCACGCAAGCGTTTGAGGATTGCGTGCGCGATGCAGTGCCGCTGTCGCGCCAGTTGATCGAGCACGTCAGCCAGGGGTGTGATTTGGGCAGTGCTGAAGGGCGGGCACGCATGTTGGCGCAGGCGCGTCCGCTGTGGCACGCGCTGCCGGAAGGGGCACTGGCGCGGCAGTTGTTGAGCGAGCTGGCGCGGTTGGGCGGTTTGCCGCTGGATGAATTGCAGCAACTTTGGCGCCAACCGCTGCCCGGCGCCCGCACGGCCAACCGCCTGCGCGAAGACACCGCCGAGGCCGACGATCCCACAGCGCCCGATGCTGCGCCGCTCACAGGTTTGCAGAAGTTGCAACGCTGGCGCCAAGGTTCCCGCCGCACGGGCGCGGGGGCGGCGCGTTTGTTGTCCGGAGAGTTGGCGCCGCGCAAGCCGGAAGATCGCGTGGTGCAGATGTTGTTTGGCGAGCCCACTTGGTGGGATCGCCTCACCCCTTACGAACAGGAGCTGTTGCACGCCCTGCCAGCGCCGCACGGTCTGATGGTGGCTTGGCTAGAGCGTGATTTGGCCGAGTACGGCCCGCGCCCGTGGGCTGTGGTGCATCTGGCGCTGCAAGACGATGACACGTTGGATGACACCCAGCGCCAAGTCGCCGACGGGGATGCTTGGCCAGGCGCTGAATTCAACGACCTGCGCCACAGCCTCGATTGGATTGTCAAACGGGAACAACAAGCGCGTCTCAGTGCATTGGCGCAGCAAGCCAGCACCGATCCAGCCGCTTTCGCGGCCTATCGCGCACTCAAACAACAGATTGACAACGAGCGCCAAGATGTATAG